The following proteins come from a genomic window of Streptomyces sp. ALI-76-A:
- a CDS encoding IS630 family transposase, whose protein sequence is MGRPKAELVLTDDERETLTRWARRRTSSQALALRCRIVLESATGASNKDVAGRLGVEAHTVSRWRARFVRDRLEGLTDEPRPGGPRKITDGQVEEVVVKTLETTPKDATHWSTRSMAKEVGLSQSAIARIWRTFGLKPHLVDTFKLSRDPQFIEKVRDVVGLYLAPPEHALVLCVDEKTQIQALDRSAPVLPMMPGMPERRTHDYVRGGVTTLFAALNTATGEVIGQIHRRHRAVEFKKFLTRIDKEVPDGLDVHLICDNASTHKTPAIQRWLAAHPRFHVHFTPTSSSWLNQVERWFGLLTDKQIRRGVHKNVQALEKDIRTWIKTWNEDPKPFVWTKTADEILERLAGYLNRIPDSGH, encoded by the coding sequence ATGGGACGGCCGAAGGCCGAGCTGGTACTGACCGATGACGAGCGCGAGACGCTGACGCGTTGGGCGAGACGGCGGACGTCGTCGCAGGCGCTGGCTCTGCGGTGCCGGATTGTGCTGGAGAGCGCAACCGGCGCCTCGAACAAGGATGTTGCGGGCCGGCTGGGCGTCGAGGCACACACGGTGAGCCGGTGGCGGGCCCGGTTCGTCCGGGACCGGCTGGAGGGCCTGACTGACGAACCGCGTCCGGGTGGACCGCGGAAGATCACCGACGGCCAGGTCGAGGAAGTGGTCGTCAAGACGCTGGAGACCACGCCGAAGGACGCCACGCACTGGTCGACGCGGTCCATGGCCAAGGAGGTGGGGCTGTCTCAGTCGGCCATCGCGCGGATCTGGCGAACCTTCGGCCTCAAGCCACACCTGGTGGACACCTTCAAGCTGTCCAGGGATCCGCAGTTCATCGAGAAGGTTCGTGACGTGGTCGGGCTGTATCTCGCTCCGCCCGAGCATGCGCTGGTGCTCTGTGTCGACGAAAAGACGCAGATCCAGGCTCTGGACCGGTCGGCGCCTGTGCTGCCGATGATGCCGGGCATGCCCGAGCGCCGCACCCATGACTACGTGCGCGGCGGCGTCACCACTCTGTTCGCCGCGCTGAACACCGCCACCGGCGAGGTGATCGGCCAGATCCACCGCCGGCATCGCGCCGTGGAGTTCAAGAAGTTCCTGACCCGGATCGACAAGGAGGTGCCCGACGGGCTGGACGTGCACCTGATCTGCGACAACGCCTCGACGCACAAGACCCCCGCCATTCAGCGATGGCTGGCCGCGCATCCCCGCTTCCACGTGCACTTCACCCCCACCAGCTCCTCCTGGCTCAACCAGGTCGAGCGGTGGTTCGGCCTGCTCACCGACAAGCAGATACGGCGAGGCGTCCACAAGAACGTCCAGGCCCTGGAGAAGGACATCCGCACCTGGATCAAGACCTGGAACGAAGACCCGAAACCCTTCGTCTGGACGAAGACCGCGGACGAGATCCTTGAACGCCTCGCCGGATATCTGAACAGAATTCCCGACTCAGGACACTAG
- a CDS encoding patatin-like phospholipase family protein, producing MKRSLVLAGGGMRVAWQTGVVRALDEYGTEFDHVDGTSGGILTTGMLLSGQDPAEMGRRWSDLRVRDFNSPLPLSDYLRGPWALSALGDADGLIHRVFPALGVDPDAIRSSPLPGTFNLVDFATKTCVAVPHTEVDAELLAAGMSLPLFMPPLHRDEHIWTDAVWVQDANVGEALRRGADEVWLAWCIGNTPYWGDGPLEQYVHMIEMSANGALFAELATASRPFTLHVVKPEYPLPLDPEFFAGHVTADTLMEMGYRDAWHYLDGADPEGVPKDSGCTAMRVPPRGMRYRERLHGELDGADLVLEAAVDLPLPDDDAPSPGARLVGHIDHDPWGGRVLLADGRAEADGSALTYTARVRLAGRWHEVRVRRAPADAAVPALWTRTGPVPFRIADGKDVTLELGLRDAAHALASVTPFGTHGIRDRADTVTELAGTPLRRTVTGAPGRPRGR from the coding sequence ATGAAACGGTCGTTGGTCCTGGCGGGCGGCGGGATGCGGGTGGCCTGGCAGACCGGCGTGGTCCGGGCACTCGACGAGTACGGCACGGAGTTCGACCACGTCGACGGCACCTCCGGCGGGATCCTCACCACCGGCATGCTGCTGTCCGGCCAGGACCCGGCGGAAATGGGCCGGCGCTGGTCCGACCTGCGCGTCCGTGACTTCAACTCGCCGCTGCCGCTGTCGGACTACCTGCGCGGACCCTGGGCACTGTCCGCCCTCGGCGACGCGGACGGGCTGATCCACCGCGTCTTCCCCGCGCTCGGCGTCGACCCGGACGCCATCCGCTCCTCGCCGCTGCCCGGCACCTTCAACCTGGTCGACTTCGCCACCAAGACCTGCGTCGCCGTACCGCACACCGAGGTCGACGCGGAACTGCTGGCCGCGGGCATGTCGCTGCCGCTGTTCATGCCACCGCTGCATCGCGACGAGCACATCTGGACCGACGCCGTATGGGTCCAGGACGCCAATGTGGGGGAGGCCCTGCGCCGCGGCGCCGACGAGGTCTGGCTGGCCTGGTGCATCGGAAACACGCCGTACTGGGGCGACGGACCGCTGGAACAGTACGTCCACATGATCGAGATGTCCGCGAACGGGGCGCTGTTCGCCGAACTGGCCACCGCGTCCCGGCCGTTCACGCTGCACGTGGTCAAACCGGAGTACCCGCTGCCACTTGACCCCGAGTTCTTCGCAGGACACGTCACCGCCGACACCCTGATGGAGATGGGCTACCGCGACGCCTGGCACTACCTCGACGGCGCCGACCCGGAGGGCGTGCCGAAGGACTCCGGCTGTACGGCGATGCGGGTTCCCCCGCGCGGCATGCGGTACCGGGAGCGCCTGCACGGCGAACTCGACGGCGCCGACCTCGTGCTGGAGGCCGCCGTCGACCTGCCGCTGCCCGACGACGACGCCCCGTCACCCGGAGCCCGGCTGGTCGGACACATCGACCACGACCCGTGGGGCGGCCGGGTGCTGCTGGCCGACGGTCGCGCGGAGGCGGACGGCAGCGCGCTCACCTACACGGCCCGGGTGCGCCTGGCGGGTCGGTGGCACGAGGTCCGGGTCCGCCGCGCACCGGCCGACGCGGCGGTACCGGCCCTGTGGACCCGGACCGGGCCCGTGCCATTCCGGATCGCCGACGGCAAGGACGTCACACTCGAACTGGGCCTGCGCGACGCGGCACACGCACTGGCCTCCGTGACCCCCTTCGGCACGCACGGCATCCGCGACCGCGCCGACACCGTCACCGAACTGGCCGGCACCCCACTGCGCAGAACGGTGACGGGCGCGCCGGGCAGGCCCCGAGGCCGCTGA
- a CDS encoding anthrone oxygenase family protein — translation MNTLLLVNALYFLFGATMYMGTMWVLRLFLYPTWRALTPDNVDVHFGVPTALATRFFTVVVPLMLISGIVLVWSEWGSWYVVLAAVCLVGIALITWFGQGIVVPVNKRIQGGRFDGQAGLTQLLVRWMRLNDIRFVFATVTWAAIVWYIAAKGDLWDALS, via the coding sequence ATGAACACCTTGCTGCTGGTGAACGCGCTGTACTTCCTCTTCGGCGCCACGATGTACATGGGCACCATGTGGGTGCTGCGTTTGTTCCTGTATCCCACCTGGCGTGCGCTGACCCCGGACAACGTCGACGTGCACTTCGGCGTGCCCACGGCGCTGGCGACCCGGTTCTTCACGGTCGTCGTACCGCTGATGTTGATCTCCGGCATCGTGCTGGTGTGGAGCGAGTGGGGCAGCTGGTACGTCGTGCTGGCGGCCGTCTGCCTGGTCGGTATCGCGCTGATCACGTGGTTCGGGCAGGGGATCGTCGTCCCGGTCAACAAACGGATCCAGGGCGGCCGGTTCGACGGCCAGGCCGGGCTCACCCAGTTGCTGGTGCGCTGGATGCGGCTCAACGACATCCGGTTCGTCTTCGCCACGGTGACCTGGGCGGCGATCGTCTGGTACATCGCGGCCAAGGGGGATCTGTGGGATGCCCTCTCATGA
- a CDS encoding acetoacetate decarboxylase family protein, with protein MNPALDLARLVLSATPSPVPRRQRRLAGRHALVDGIPFVLPVDSTDTPALMAAFPVDRGAAARLLPGGELHPLAIPGGRGLLVVTVVDYARTDIGRYIEFSVAIACTHGSRPAPPLLPGLLRGSFGTGQYVVDLPVSSEISVKGGKGIWGMPKHRASLDFQVSDRAVSSQYEDDGRLGMLIEVERPPETRLPLRVAAVNYCAFRGMLMKSSIYFEGAADIALGRRARARLVLGDAPAAAALHGLGIAEQPLFTCFLPSTRGILDDHFECWFLTSEEAGRTFGEPLQSVVGLGLSEEWPAPPRIDVGARP; from the coding sequence ATGAATCCCGCACTGGACCTGGCCCGGCTGGTCCTGTCCGCGACACCGTCACCGGTGCCGCGCCGGCAGCGACGACTTGCCGGACGGCACGCTCTCGTCGACGGCATCCCGTTCGTGCTGCCGGTGGATTCCACCGACACGCCCGCGCTGATGGCCGCGTTCCCTGTCGACCGCGGGGCGGCTGCCCGGCTGCTGCCCGGCGGTGAGCTGCACCCGCTGGCGATCCCCGGCGGCCGCGGTCTGCTCGTCGTCACCGTCGTCGACTACGCCCGCACCGACATCGGCCGCTACATCGAGTTCTCCGTGGCCATCGCCTGCACCCACGGCTCCCGGCCCGCCCCGCCCCTGCTGCCCGGGCTGCTGCGCGGCAGCTTCGGCACCGGCCAGTACGTCGTGGACCTTCCGGTGAGCAGCGAGATCTCGGTCAAGGGCGGCAAGGGCATCTGGGGCATGCCGAAACACCGGGCCAGCCTCGACTTCCAGGTGAGCGACCGGGCCGTCTCGAGCCAGTACGAGGACGACGGCCGGCTGGGCATGCTCATCGAGGTCGAGCGCCCGCCCGAGACGCGGCTACCGCTGCGGGTGGCCGCGGTCAACTACTGCGCTTTCCGGGGGATGCTGATGAAGTCGTCCATCTACTTCGAAGGCGCCGCCGACATCGCCCTGGGCAGGCGGGCCCGCGCCCGTCTCGTCCTCGGCGACGCCCCCGCAGCCGCCGCGCTGCACGGCCTCGGGATCGCCGAACAGCCGCTGTTCACCTGCTTCCTGCCATCGACCCGGGGCATCCTCGACGACCACTTCGAATGCTGGTTCCTCACCAGTGAGGAGGCCGGGCGCACGTTCGGCGAACCACTCCAGAGCGTCGTCGGCCTGGGCCTGTCGGAGGAGTGGCCAGCACCACCGCGGATCGACGTGGGAGCCCGGCCATGA
- a CDS encoding alpha/beta fold hydrolase produces the protein MTARPEPNPRGHGSSGPRTGTGSGSVRRTPTRPTTRRDHITEVRPLTARDGRPLTVVHVQGRHPPTRGPVLVVHGAGVRAELFRPPLPRTFVDALIDVGWDVWLLNWRASIDLDPMPWTLDQAAAHDHPAAVEHVLAATGADRLKAVVHCQGSTSFVMAAAAGLLPQVDTVVSNAVSLHPVVPAVSRFKISKVAPVVGRVLPHLSPAWGDRPEGFAARCVAGFVRATHRECRNGVCRMVSFTYGSGRPALWSHANLDEATHDWIRGEFADVPMTFFAQMDACVRAGHLVATGEVEGLPLSFTDRAPQTDARFALFAGEDNRCFLAESQRRTFDFLHRHRPGRDSLHLLPGYGHLDVFLGRRAAADTYPLILEELAR, from the coding sequence ATGACCGCACGCCCCGAACCGAACCCGCGCGGCCACGGCAGCAGCGGCCCCCGGACCGGGACCGGCTCCGGCTCCGTCCGGCGCACGCCCACGCGCCCCACGACCCGCCGTGACCACATCACCGAGGTGCGGCCCCTCACCGCCCGCGACGGCCGCCCGCTGACCGTCGTCCATGTGCAGGGCCGGCATCCGCCGACCCGTGGGCCGGTGCTGGTCGTGCACGGCGCGGGCGTACGGGCCGAACTCTTCCGGCCGCCGCTGCCCAGGACCTTCGTCGACGCCCTCATCGACGTCGGCTGGGACGTGTGGCTGCTCAACTGGCGGGCCTCCATCGACCTGGACCCGATGCCCTGGACCCTCGACCAGGCCGCCGCCCACGACCATCCGGCCGCCGTCGAGCACGTCCTCGCCGCCACCGGCGCGGACCGGCTCAAGGCGGTCGTGCACTGCCAGGGCTCGACGTCGTTCGTGATGGCCGCCGCGGCCGGGCTGCTGCCCCAGGTCGACACCGTGGTCAGCAACGCCGTCTCGCTGCATCCCGTCGTGCCCGCCGTGTCCCGGTTCAAGATCAGCAAGGTGGCACCGGTCGTCGGCCGCGTCCTGCCGCACCTCTCACCGGCCTGGGGCGACCGGCCCGAGGGCTTCGCCGCCCGCTGCGTCGCCGGTTTCGTCCGCGCCACCCACCGGGAGTGTCGCAACGGCGTCTGCCGCATGGTCAGTTTCACCTACGGCTCCGGACGGCCGGCCCTGTGGTCCCACGCGAACCTCGACGAGGCCACCCACGACTGGATCCGCGGGGAGTTCGCCGACGTCCCCATGACTTTCTTCGCGCAGATGGACGCCTGTGTGCGGGCCGGCCATCTCGTGGCCACCGGCGAGGTCGAGGGCCTGCCGCTGTCCTTCACCGACCGGGCACCGCAGACCGACGCCCGCTTCGCGCTGTTCGCCGGCGAGGACAACCGCTGCTTCCTCGCCGAGAGCCAGCGCCGCACCTTCGACTTCCTGCACCGTCACCGCCCCGGCCGCGACAGCCTGCACCTCCTGCCCGGCTACGGCCACCTGGACGTCTTCCTGGGCCGACGCGCGGCGGCCGACACCTATCCGCTGATCCTGGAGGAGCTGGCGCGATGA
- a CDS encoding metallophosphoesterase — translation MNLKHLRAHAKELGFTPCEPVRWLDPASLVRTGVKVALADVFAAYADKREIQGTLRAEPLRAPLDDPNAREMWIDYVADLGDGFDATASVARSLAAPGLTVRRERLPRGSLLVLGGDETYPVASMKLYRDSMTGPYASALPATEGAPPLMLALPGNHDWYDGLTAFLRTFALRQPVGGWQTRQTRSYFAVRLPCKWWLVGLDSQLGAYLDDPQLRYFQNHLSARLRPGDGVIVCCAEPTWVTCADDAGAFDTLHWFDRAVVRTRTDPRTGEPVPTGASIRLWLTGDKHHYARYAERLPADPPERQDLPPDPRRRQMVTCGLGGAYLASTHTLPRSLSLPPAATQMREKDDPAVTFTRADESTYPEVRESRRLARRITAPWSPYWLPRRNPGFCRLTAAVHTAAFVVLGFLFAVARDQLQPVDAVRHGSAADLGRFTAVTGGVLVVLWGLLRRTWRPRPARPRVADAVLLQAVVALGALAVTVALPFPAHWPGWGVLLVCLAVAAVLGAVAGSQAFALWVLSARGGAVADWQMSGQAVEDHKGFLRLHIAPNGDLTLHALVLDGICRRWNLADAPGGRKRAVPAEPLTVRLIEDPVVIAREAKGHDRTPRTEPARPRQQRPPDRDRLRLRPAHAHAPHDPP, via the coding sequence GTGAACCTCAAGCACCTGCGCGCCCACGCCAAGGAGCTCGGCTTCACCCCGTGCGAGCCGGTGCGCTGGCTGGACCCGGCCTCCCTCGTACGGACCGGCGTCAAGGTCGCACTGGCCGACGTGTTCGCCGCGTACGCGGACAAGCGGGAGATCCAGGGCACGCTCAGGGCCGAGCCCCTGCGGGCCCCGCTCGACGACCCGAACGCGCGCGAGATGTGGATCGACTACGTCGCCGACCTCGGTGACGGATTCGACGCCACCGCGTCGGTGGCCCGGTCCCTCGCCGCCCCCGGCCTCACCGTCCGCCGTGAGCGGCTGCCGCGCGGCTCGTTGCTCGTGCTCGGCGGGGACGAGACCTACCCGGTGGCCTCGATGAAGCTCTACCGCGACAGCATGACCGGCCCCTACGCCTCGGCCCTGCCGGCCACCGAGGGCGCTCCACCGCTGATGCTGGCGTTGCCGGGCAACCACGACTGGTACGACGGCCTCACCGCGTTCCTGCGCACCTTCGCCCTGCGCCAGCCCGTCGGCGGCTGGCAGACCCGGCAGACCCGCAGCTACTTCGCCGTACGACTGCCATGCAAGTGGTGGCTGGTCGGCCTCGACAGCCAGCTCGGCGCGTACCTGGACGACCCCCAGCTGCGCTACTTCCAGAACCACCTGTCGGCCCGTCTGCGACCGGGCGACGGAGTGATCGTCTGCTGCGCCGAACCCACCTGGGTCACGTGTGCCGACGACGCCGGCGCCTTCGACACGCTGCACTGGTTCGACCGCGCCGTGGTCCGCACCCGCACCGACCCGCGCACCGGCGAGCCGGTGCCCACCGGCGCGTCGATCCGGCTGTGGCTGACCGGCGACAAACACCACTACGCCCGCTACGCCGAGCGCCTGCCCGCGGATCCGCCCGAGCGCCAAGACCTCCCCCCGGATCCCCGGCGCCGGCAGATGGTGACGTGCGGTCTCGGCGGCGCCTACCTGGCGTCGACCCACACCTTGCCCCGCAGCCTGTCGCTGCCACCGGCGGCGACCCAGATGCGGGAGAAGGACGACCCCGCGGTGACCTTCACGCGCGCCGACGAGAGCACGTACCCCGAGGTCCGGGAGTCCCGTCGGCTCGCCCGCCGGATCACGGCGCCGTGGTCCCCGTACTGGCTGCCCCGGCGCAACCCCGGCTTCTGCCGGCTCACCGCGGCCGTGCACACCGCCGCCTTCGTCGTCCTCGGCTTCCTGTTCGCGGTGGCGCGGGACCAGCTCCAGCCCGTCGACGCCGTACGGCACGGGAGCGCCGCGGACCTGGGCCGGTTCACCGCGGTGACCGGCGGTGTCCTGGTGGTGCTGTGGGGTCTCCTGCGCCGGACCTGGCGCCCGCGCCCGGCCAGACCCCGGGTCGCCGATGCCGTACTTCTTCAGGCCGTGGTGGCGCTGGGGGCTCTCGCCGTCACCGTCGCGCTGCCGTTCCCCGCGCACTGGCCCGGCTGGGGGGTGCTGCTCGTCTGTCTCGCGGTCGCCGCGGTGCTGGGCGCGGTGGCCGGCTCGCAGGCCTTCGCCCTGTGGGTGCTGTCGGCACGCGGCGGCGCCGTCGCCGACTGGCAGATGTCCGGTCAGGCCGTCGAGGACCACAAGGGCTTCCTGCGTCTGCACATCGCGCCGAACGGCGACCTCACCCTGCACGCCCTGGTACTCGACGGGATCTGCCGCCGGTGGAACCTGGCCGACGCACCGGGCGGCCGGAAACGCGCGGTGCCCGCCGAGCCCCTCACCGTACGGCTGATCGAGGACCCCGTCGTGATCGCCCGGGAGGCGAAAGGCCATGACCGCACGCCCCGAACCGAACCCGCGCGGCCACGGCAGCAGCGGCCCCCGGACCGGGACCGGCTCCGGCTCCGTCCGGCGCACGCCCACGCGCCCCACGACCCGCCGTGA
- a CDS encoding GMC oxidoreductase: MADASHDSQDTALVDTVVVGSGFGGAVTAYRLAEAGRSVVVLERGKPYPPGGFPRSPADMARNFWDPSNGLHGLFDIWSFRGLEGVVSSGLGGGSLIYANVLLRKDERWFVNESPLPGGGYENWPVGRADLDPHYDRVECMLGATTYPYQNTPKTLALHQAARRLDLPVFRPPLAVSFAPRPGAPPVPGAQITDPDYGNLHGLPRSTCRLCGECDVGCNYGAKNTLDHTYLSAARHHGADIRTRCEVRGFTPRPGGGYDVSYVVHDPAREGRRTATDRLPLHRIGCRRLVLAAGTFGSTYLLLRNRAALPGLSSALGTRFCGNGDLLGLVLRAMAGADGSRPLRLDASRGPVITSAVRGGDTLDEDGSSGRGFYIEDAGYPDFMAWLAESSRLPGGARRLLGFGLHRLLARLGVDPASRVGGQLALLLGPAVFSSTSLPLLGMGRDVPDGRMRLRRGHLDVDWTTLTSRAYFERVRSTMRDIAGALGGDFLDNPLWWWGNRVITVHPLGGAPMGRHPGEGVCDDIGEVFGFPGLHVLDGALLPGAVGANPSLTIAAVADRACDRILEGKPASRTAGRAPHAAGRATAGRTADEGPAVGGTAPRTPAEAAPSAPATPGTHPGRGRSGTPAGSTGTPFGFTGAPADTAHTPPVEPPTSLSFTEEMKGHVALDVDDPEEGRALGRSLGQRLSFRLTITAADVDRFVAEPAHAADAAGHVDCDVLGGRLEVEHGWFNLFTQDGDAGRRRMLYRLHLRTQEGTPLTLTGHKDVHDDPGADVWPDTSTLYVRLLAGHTHPDDDATAPVIGAGIVIIRIGDFLQQLTTFRTTGPHPARAMELFGKLFLGELWAVYGGRLARAVPAKDRP; this comes from the coding sequence ATGGCCGACGCGTCGCACGACAGCCAGGACACAGCCCTCGTCGACACCGTGGTCGTCGGCTCGGGCTTCGGCGGGGCGGTCACCGCGTACCGCCTCGCCGAAGCCGGCCGGTCGGTGGTGGTGCTGGAGCGGGGCAAGCCGTACCCGCCGGGCGGCTTCCCCCGCAGCCCCGCCGACATGGCCCGCAACTTCTGGGACCCGAGCAACGGCCTGCACGGACTGTTCGACATCTGGTCCTTCCGCGGTCTGGAAGGCGTCGTCTCCAGCGGCCTGGGCGGCGGATCCCTCATCTATGCCAACGTCCTGCTACGCAAGGACGAACGGTGGTTCGTGAACGAGTCGCCGCTGCCCGGCGGCGGTTACGAGAACTGGCCGGTCGGACGCGCCGACCTCGACCCGCACTACGACCGGGTGGAGTGCATGCTCGGCGCCACGACCTACCCGTACCAGAACACCCCGAAGACACTCGCCCTGCACCAGGCGGCCCGCCGGCTCGACCTGCCGGTGTTCCGGCCGCCCCTCGCCGTCTCCTTCGCGCCCCGGCCCGGTGCGCCGCCCGTGCCGGGCGCGCAGATCACCGACCCGGACTACGGCAATCTGCACGGCCTGCCCCGCAGCACCTGCCGGCTGTGCGGCGAGTGCGACGTCGGCTGCAACTACGGCGCCAAGAACACCCTCGACCACACCTACCTGTCGGCCGCCCGGCACCACGGCGCCGACATCCGCACCCGCTGCGAGGTACGAGGTTTCACGCCCCGTCCCGGCGGCGGCTACGACGTCTCGTACGTCGTGCACGACCCGGCCCGGGAAGGCCGCCGTACGGCCACCGACCGGCTGCCCCTGCACCGCATCGGCTGCCGTCGCCTGGTGCTGGCGGCCGGCACCTTCGGCTCGACCTATCTGCTGCTGCGCAACCGGGCGGCACTGCCCGGCCTCAGCAGCGCGCTGGGCACCCGGTTCTGCGGCAACGGTGACCTGCTCGGGCTGGTGCTGCGCGCCATGGCGGGCGCCGACGGGAGCCGTCCCTTGAGGCTGGACGCCAGCAGGGGACCTGTCATCACGAGCGCCGTGCGCGGCGGCGACACACTCGACGAGGACGGCTCGTCGGGGCGCGGCTTCTACATCGAGGACGCCGGCTACCCGGACTTCATGGCGTGGCTCGCCGAGTCCTCCCGACTGCCGGGCGGCGCCCGCCGCCTTCTCGGGTTCGGACTGCACCGGCTGCTGGCCCGGCTCGGGGTGGATCCGGCGAGCCGCGTCGGCGGGCAGCTGGCGCTGCTGCTCGGACCCGCCGTGTTCTCCTCGACCTCCCTGCCCCTGCTGGGCATGGGGCGGGACGTGCCGGACGGCCGGATGCGGCTGCGCCGCGGCCACCTCGACGTCGACTGGACGACGCTCACCTCACGCGCGTACTTCGAGCGGGTCCGCTCGACCATGCGGGACATCGCGGGGGCGCTGGGCGGCGACTTCCTCGACAACCCGCTGTGGTGGTGGGGCAACCGCGTGATCACCGTGCACCCGCTCGGCGGCGCCCCCATGGGCCGTCATCCCGGGGAGGGCGTGTGCGACGACATCGGCGAGGTCTTCGGGTTCCCGGGCCTGCATGTGCTGGACGGGGCGCTGCTGCCGGGCGCGGTGGGCGCGAACCCCTCCCTGACGATCGCCGCCGTCGCGGACCGGGCCTGCGACCGGATCCTGGAAGGGAAACCGGCGTCGCGTACGGCCGGTCGGGCGCCGCACGCGGCCGGCCGGGCCACGGCGGGACGTACGGCAGACGAGGGGCCGGCGGTCGGCGGGACCGCGCCGCGCACACCGGCCGAAGCCGCCCCGTCGGCCCCCGCGACGCCGGGCACCCACCCTGGACGCGGCCGCTCCGGCACCCCGGCGGGCTCCACCGGTACCCCGTTCGGGTTCACCGGAGCCCCGGCGGACACCGCCCACACCCCGCCCGTCGAGCCACCGACCAGCCTCAGCTTCACCGAGGAGATGAAGGGCCATGTCGCCCTCGACGTCGACGACCCCGAGGAGGGCCGCGCGCTCGGACGCTCGCTCGGGCAGCGGCTGAGCTTCCGCCTCACCATCACCGCTGCCGACGTGGACCGCTTCGTCGCCGAGCCGGCGCACGCGGCGGACGCCGCCGGCCACGTCGACTGCGACGTCCTCGGCGGGCGGCTGGAGGTGGAGCACGGCTGGTTCAACCTCTTCACCCAGGACGGCGACGCGGGCCGACGGCGCATGCTGTACCGGCTCCACCTGCGCACGCAGGAGGGCACCCCGCTCACCCTCACCGGGCACAAGGACGTCCACGACGACCCCGGCGCCGACGTCTGGCCCGACACCTCCACCCTCTACGTCCGCCTGCTCGCCGGGCACACCCACCCCGACGACGACGCCACCGCGCCCGTCATCGGCGCCGGGATCGTCATCATCCGGATCGGTGACTTCCTCCAGCAGCTGACCACCTTCCGCACCACCGGCCCACACCCGGCGCGGGCGATGGAGCTCTTCGGCAAGCTGTTCCTGGGCGAACTGTGGGCCGTCTACGGCGGACGCCTGGCACGCGCCGTACCCGCGAAGGACAGGCCGTGA
- a CDS encoding ATP-dependent DNA ligase, with amino-acid sequence MTLVRPELVEAGVDVARDATGRWRHAARCHRTRLDLSPGDVELFIGRPTGR; translated from the coding sequence GTGACCCTCGTGCGGCCCGAGCTGGTGGAGGCTGGCGTCGACGTCGCACGGGACGCCACCGGCCGTTGGCGCCACGCCGCGCGCTGCCACCGAACACGCCTGGACCTCTCCCCCGGCGACGTCGAACTGTTCATCGGTCGGCCAACCGGGCGCTGA
- a CDS encoding glycoside hydrolase family 5 protein, translating into MLDHSNDTARQQVGPGPRDAGEGRVTTRRIHCSHNREAARIGGRMPSSSSSVTLGSGINLGNALDAADGDEHALRLQWRYFDEIKAAGFDTVRLPVAWSAHAEQTAPYTVEQDFFQRVDRAVDQALARDLNVVLNVHHYHELNHAPDAQTERFLALWRQIAPRYGDRPDRLHFELLNEPRAAMTAQRWNALLRHALAAVRESSPERTVLIGPAEMNDISALSKLELPDDDHLVATVHYYAPFEFTHQGAPWVKNSDPWLGTTWGGEADRKTVSEDLAVAAAWTEAHAVPLFIGEFGAYERADMDSRVRWTAWVREEAERLRIGWAYWEFGTDFGAYARETDTWREPLRQALIPE; encoded by the coding sequence GTGCTCGACCACTCCAACGACACCGCCCGGCAGCAAGTCGGCCCCGGTCCTCGTGACGCTGGCGAAGGCCGTGTGACGACCCGGCGGATACACTGCTCCCACAACCGTGAGGCTGCCCGGATCGGAGGCCGCATGCCGAGCTCGTCCTCGTCCGTGACGCTTGGCTCGGGGATCAACCTGGGCAACGCCCTGGACGCCGCCGACGGTGACGAGCACGCGCTTCGGCTGCAGTGGCGGTATTTCGACGAGATCAAGGCCGCCGGGTTCGACACGGTCCGGTTGCCGGTGGCGTGGTCGGCGCACGCCGAACAGACCGCTCCATACACTGTCGAACAGGACTTCTTCCAACGTGTCGACCGGGCGGTAGACCAGGCACTGGCACGGGATCTGAACGTCGTGCTCAACGTGCACCACTATCACGAGCTCAACCACGCGCCCGACGCGCAGACGGAGCGGTTTCTGGCGTTGTGGCGGCAGATCGCCCCGCGCTACGGCGATCGTCCAGATCGTCTCCACTTCGAGTTGCTCAACGAGCCCCGCGCCGCCATGACCGCGCAGCGGTGGAACGCCCTGCTGCGCCACGCCCTGGCCGCCGTACGGGAATCGAGCCCAGAACGCACCGTGCTCATCGGGCCGGCGGAGATGAACGACATCAGCGCTCTTTCGAAGCTCGAACTGCCCGATGACGACCATTTGGTGGCCACGGTGCACTACTACGCCCCGTTCGAGTTCACCCACCAGGGCGCGCCCTGGGTCAAGAACTCAGACCCGTGGCTCGGCACGACCTGGGGTGGCGAAGCCGACCGGAAGACCGTGAGCGAGGACCTTGCCGTGGCCGCGGCCTGGACGGAGGCTCACGCGGTCCCGCTGTTCATCGGCGAGTTCGGCGCATACGAGCGGGCGGACATGGACTCCCGTGTCCGCTGGACCGCCTGGGTACGGGAGGAAGCCGAGCGTCTGAGGATCGGCTGGGCGTATTGGGAGTTCGGCACCGACTTCGGTGCGTACGCCCGCGAGACCGATACCTGGCGAGAGCCCCTGCGGCAAGCCTTGATCCCCGAGTAG